The Myxococcaceae bacterium JPH2 genome window below encodes:
- the tssH gene encoding type VI secretion system ATPase TssH, translating into MGAPIHVDPKALVRRLTPTAVRLLEGAVARASAGHFYEIVPEHLLAQMLEAEDSDVARILHHFQVDRHRVAASMERAIQFLRSGNTARPVFSETLFQWFEEAWLLASVEHGAIRLRSGMLFVQFLQRRSRYTAELFPELDAITRDELMGSLDEVLRPSPENVEAFPADSGGAAPSGPAGARGDEALRRFATSFTGRVREGKVDPIFGRHREIRQMVDILSRRRKNNPILVGEPGVGKTALVEGLAWAIVRGEVPDALKNVELLGLDLGLLQAGAGVRGEFENRLKAVIAEVKASPTPIILFIDEAHTIIGAGGAQGGTDAANLLKPALARGELRTLAATTWAEYKKYFEKDAALERRFQPVKVEEPSEAEAELMLRGLRPTYETAHGVIIRDEAVVAAVRLSARYISGRLLPDKAVDLLDTSAARVKVELSTRPEELVAMDQEISGLEREQAARKRDLADGSATEDEVLTDLEARLRARVDQRAALHARWEGERAAVAALLDARKALHSAAPDADVPALKATVEAASKRLEELRGTEPLVHADVDADIVARVVASWTGVPVGKMRNDVLDAVLNLESRLTSRVRGQDAALRKVAELIRISQAGIRNPDTPIGVMLFVGPSGVGKTETALALADALYGGERFMTTLNMSEFQEKHTVSRLIGSPPGYVGFGEGGMLTEAVRQRPYSVVLLDECEKADLEVMNLFYQVFDKGMLTDGEGRAVDFKNTVIILTSNLGSDLVMRMFEDGNTPTSEQVMTTIRPVLSKHFKPALLARMTVVPYGPVQRDVMREIAQMKLDKLVGRLRSAHGVETTLAPELLDELARRCTESEMGARNMEQILQGSLMPVLSRELLQRLVSGAVPPRLHIALTAEGDWDFQFANA; encoded by the coding sequence TTGGGGGCTCCCATTCACGTCGATCCGAAAGCGCTCGTCCGTCGCCTGACGCCCACCGCTGTCCGACTGCTGGAGGGGGCCGTTGCCCGAGCGAGCGCCGGGCACTTCTACGAGATCGTCCCCGAGCACCTGCTCGCGCAGATGCTCGAGGCGGAAGACTCGGACGTCGCGCGCATCCTCCACCACTTCCAGGTGGACCGGCATCGCGTGGCCGCGAGCATGGAGCGCGCCATCCAGTTCCTGCGCTCGGGCAACACGGCGCGACCGGTGTTCTCCGAGACGCTCTTCCAGTGGTTCGAGGAGGCGTGGCTCCTGGCCTCCGTGGAGCACGGGGCCATCCGCCTGCGCTCGGGCATGCTGTTCGTCCAGTTCCTCCAGCGCCGCTCGCGCTACACCGCGGAGCTGTTCCCGGAGCTGGATGCCATCACCCGCGACGAGCTGATGGGCTCGCTCGACGAGGTGTTGCGTCCGTCGCCGGAGAACGTGGAGGCCTTCCCCGCCGACAGTGGCGGCGCGGCCCCGAGCGGACCCGCGGGCGCGCGAGGCGACGAGGCGCTGCGGCGGTTCGCCACCTCGTTCACCGGGCGCGTGCGCGAAGGAAAGGTGGACCCCATCTTTGGCCGTCACCGGGAGATCCGCCAGATGGTGGACATCCTGTCGCGGCGCCGGAAGAACAACCCCATCCTGGTGGGCGAGCCGGGCGTGGGAAAGACCGCGCTCGTGGAGGGCCTGGCCTGGGCCATCGTGCGCGGCGAGGTGCCGGACGCGCTGAAGAACGTGGAGCTCCTGGGCCTGGACCTGGGACTGCTCCAAGCGGGCGCGGGCGTGCGGGGCGAGTTCGAGAACCGGCTGAAGGCCGTCATCGCCGAGGTGAAGGCCTCGCCCACGCCCATCATCCTGTTCATCGACGAAGCGCACACCATCATCGGCGCGGGCGGCGCGCAGGGAGGCACGGACGCCGCCAACCTGCTCAAGCCCGCGTTGGCGCGCGGCGAGCTGCGCACGCTCGCGGCCACCACCTGGGCCGAGTACAAGAAGTACTTCGAGAAGGACGCGGCGCTCGAGCGGCGCTTCCAGCCCGTCAAGGTCGAGGAGCCGAGTGAGGCGGAGGCCGAGCTGATGCTGCGCGGCCTGCGCCCCACGTATGAGACCGCGCACGGCGTCATCATCCGCGACGAGGCCGTGGTCGCCGCGGTGCGACTGTCCGCGCGGTACATCAGCGGGCGGCTGCTGCCGGACAAGGCGGTGGACCTGCTCGACACCTCGGCGGCGCGCGTGAAGGTGGAGCTGTCCACGCGCCCCGAGGAACTGGTCGCGATGGACCAGGAGATCTCCGGCCTGGAGCGCGAGCAGGCCGCGCGGAAGCGAGACCTGGCGGACGGCTCGGCGACCGAGGACGAGGTGCTGACGGACCTGGAGGCCCGGCTGCGCGCCCGCGTGGATCAACGGGCCGCGCTGCACGCGCGCTGGGAAGGCGAGCGCGCGGCCGTGGCGGCGCTCCTGGATGCGCGCAAGGCCCTGCACTCCGCGGCTCCGGACGCGGATGTGCCAGCGCTGAAGGCCACGGTGGAGGCCGCGAGCAAGCGGCTGGAGGAGCTGCGCGGCACGGAGCCGCTGGTGCACGCGGACGTGGACGCGGACATCGTCGCGCGGGTGGTGGCGAGCTGGACGGGCGTGCCCGTGGGCAAGATGCGCAACGACGTGCTGGACGCCGTGCTGAACCTGGAGTCCCGGCTCACGTCGCGCGTGCGCGGCCAGGACGCGGCGCTGCGCAAGGTGGCGGAGCTGATCCGCATCTCGCAGGCCGGCATCCGCAACCCGGACACGCCCATTGGCGTGATGCTCTTCGTGGGCCCCAGCGGCGTGGGCAAGACGGAGACGGCCTTGGCGCTGGCCGACGCGCTCTATGGCGGCGAGCGCTTCATGACCACGCTCAACATGAGCGAGTTCCAGGAGAAGCACACGGTGAGCCGGCTCATCGGCTCGCCGCCCGGCTACGTGGGCTTCGGCGAGGGCGGCATGCTCACCGAGGCCGTGCGCCAGCGTCCCTACTCGGTGGTGCTGCTGGACGAGTGCGAGAAGGCCGACCTGGAGGTGATGAACCTCTTCTACCAGGTGTTCGACAAGGGGATGCTCACCGACGGCGAGGGCCGCGCGGTGGACTTCAAGAACACCGTCATCATCCTCACGAGCAACCTGGGCTCGGACCTGGTGATGCGCATGTTCGAGGACGGCAACACGCCCACCTCCGAGCAGGTGATGACGACCATCCGCCCCGTGCTCAGCAAGCACTTCAAGCCCGCGCTGCTGGCGCGAATGACCGTCGTCCCGTACGGGCCGGTGCAGCGCGACGTGATGCGGGAGATTGCCCAGATGAAGCTGGACAAGCTGGTGGGCCGGCTGCGCTCCGCGCACGGGGTGGAGACGACGCTGGCGCCAGAGCTGCTGGACGAGCTGGCGCGCCGGTGCACCGAGTCCGAGATGGGCGCGCGCAACATGGAGCAGATCCTCCAGGGCTCGCTCATGCCGGTGCTGTCGCGCGAGCTGCTCCAGCGACTCGTCTCCGGCGCGGTCCCCCCGCGCCTGCACATCGCCCTCACCGCCGAGGGCGACTGGGACTTCCAGTTCGCGAATGCCTGA
- a CDS encoding 2OG-Fe(II) oxygenase encodes MRFQPPWGGAFRLQTFVHRTPEALSAEATESIRAAILDSPLLGETNLSQQFSGTYGFSLTFRRDALPEVTARFPAFAPFLDAALLPDCDAFLLNPLLVQRGRGVAAHIDRSLEFYGAGIGCPVAVSVLYVQVPPGLVGGELRLYHRGQRVAELTPRPRTLLMFRGDVVHEVTPVQGVAPALPEARISLVVEQYRVPPALLPDVPRFQVRTRAGAQS; translated from the coding sequence ATGCGCTTCCAGCCACCCTGGGGCGGAGCCTTCCGCCTCCAGACGTTCGTCCACCGCACGCCCGAGGCCCTCAGCGCCGAGGCGACCGAGTCCATCCGCGCGGCCATCCTCGACTCGCCGCTGCTGGGTGAGACGAACCTGTCCCAGCAGTTCTCGGGCACGTATGGCTTCTCGCTGACCTTCCGCCGGGACGCGCTGCCGGAAGTGACGGCGCGCTTCCCCGCGTTCGCGCCCTTCCTGGACGCGGCGCTGCTGCCGGACTGCGACGCCTTTCTCCTCAACCCGCTGCTCGTGCAGCGAGGGCGCGGCGTGGCGGCGCACATCGATCGCAGCCTCGAGTTCTATGGCGCCGGCATCGGCTGTCCCGTCGCGGTCAGCGTGCTCTATGTCCAGGTGCCGCCGGGGCTCGTCGGGGGCGAGCTGCGGCTGTACCACCGAGGCCAGCGCGTGGCCGAGCTGACGCCGCGGCCGCGCACGCTCTTGATGTTCCGAGGAGACGTGGTGCACGAGGTGACGCCCGTCCAGGGAGTCGCGCCCGCGCTGCCCGAAGCGCGCATCAGCCTGGTGGTGGAGCAGTACCGCGTGCCCCCGGCCCTGCTGCCCGACGTGCCTCGCTTCCAGGTGCGGACCCGCGCCGGAGCCCAGTCATGA
- the tssG gene encoding type VI secretion system baseplate subunit TssG — translation MASEERLPAALVDNAKTLQEAAPRLGFFQVVAALERLTAQAARVGGAGPVSEEMIRFRHDPSLAFSAGEVSEVTLREVPVRAEDAYARRPLFEVVTRFLGLTGSVSPLPHYLAEEVAQEDPDSAVRREFLDLFHHRLLSLLYRIESKYRVSSETNSTFTDQWSRRLLALAGFDTYEKPREGRLPTWRLLRIAPLLGCRARTADQLEVALQDVLGDDLEGAQVSVRQFVGRWVDIDARVQLGRANHVLGRNMLLGGKAFDRTGKIQIHISPLPPRAYRRLMQEGDLQPLVREVVSIFVRDPLEYDLELGLTEGVQQQFRLSRQEPSQLGRDTWLGTSRQTRLNVPVL, via the coding sequence GTGGCTTCCGAGGAACGGCTCCCAGCGGCTCTTGTAGACAACGCGAAGACGCTGCAGGAGGCCGCGCCGAGGCTCGGCTTCTTCCAGGTCGTCGCGGCCCTGGAGCGGCTGACGGCGCAGGCGGCGCGCGTGGGCGGCGCGGGGCCCGTCAGCGAGGAGATGATCCGCTTCCGGCACGACCCCTCGCTGGCCTTCTCGGCCGGGGAGGTGAGCGAGGTCACCCTGCGCGAGGTGCCCGTGCGCGCCGAGGACGCGTACGCCCGGCGCCCGCTGTTCGAGGTGGTGACGCGCTTCCTGGGACTCACGGGCTCGGTGAGCCCCCTGCCCCACTATCTGGCCGAAGAGGTGGCCCAGGAAGACCCAGACTCGGCCGTGCGCCGCGAGTTCCTGGACCTGTTCCATCACCGGCTCCTGTCGCTGCTGTATCGCATCGAGTCCAAGTACCGGGTCTCCAGCGAGACAAACTCGACCTTCACGGACCAGTGGTCGCGGCGGCTCCTGGCCCTGGCGGGGTTCGACACGTACGAGAAGCCGCGCGAGGGGCGACTGCCCACGTGGCGGCTCTTGCGCATCGCGCCCCTCTTGGGCTGCCGGGCGCGCACGGCGGATCAGCTCGAGGTCGCGCTGCAGGACGTGCTGGGAGATGACCTGGAGGGCGCGCAGGTGTCGGTGCGCCAGTTCGTGGGCCGCTGGGTGGACATCGACGCGCGCGTGCAGCTGGGCCGAGCCAATCACGTGCTCGGGCGCAACATGCTGCTGGGCGGCAAGGCCTTTGACCGGACAGGGAAGATCCAGATCCACATCAGCCCGCTGCCGCCGCGCGCCTATCGCCGGCTCATGCAAGAGGGCGACTTGCAGCCGCTGGTGCGCGAGGTGGTGTCCATCTTCGTGAGAGATCCGCTGGAGTATGACCTGGAGCTGGGCCTCACCGAGGGCGTCCAGCAACAGTTCCGCTTGTCGCGCCAGGAGCCGAGCCAGTTGGGGCGGGACACCTGGCTGGGCACGAGCCGGCAGACCCGGCTGAACGTGCCCGTGCTGTGA
- the tssF gene encoding type VI secretion system baseplate subunit TssF codes for MFSKYYLSELSYLREMGRAFGMANPSVAGLLVERGADPDVERLLEGFAFLTARIRERVDDDVPELVHGLTELLLPHYLRPLPASSIVEFSPHLRAQRGRAHVPAGAEVASQPIDGTSCVFRTTADVDFLPVQLTDALLDRSSLTSPVLRLYFQTTEQGRAEVFRAQGLRLFIHGEMSASSVVMLWLLRYCKQVRVRGASSQGDGVRLPAQCIHPVGFDRDFRLLPWPRASEGYRLLQEYLTLPEKFLFFDVRGLDAAAGTIQEDKFEIAFHLERPPPMDARIHREMFRLHCVPVVNLFSVPSDPILHHALDREHLLRAADLPAHHAEIYSVDSVTGLQAGRNDRRTYRPFFDFTHTAGEGAEQSFYRLRRMHSPLDEGIDTFITLETPRDMAPVLGSEEALSIDLTCTNRSLTARLQVGDLTASTPQSPTNARFRNISPVSRPARAPLGAELHWRLLSHLAINQHSLADAAALRRLMELYNFHALTDNLSARASRLRINAIRAVETKAVTRFLEGAPLRGHRTLVDLDETNFMGMGDTFLFGSILDELLASHVTINSFNELTIRLHPSQTEYSWLPRNGSQRLL; via the coding sequence ATGTTCAGCAAGTACTACCTGAGTGAGCTGTCATATCTGCGCGAGATGGGGCGGGCCTTCGGCATGGCCAACCCGTCCGTCGCGGGCCTGCTGGTGGAGCGCGGCGCGGACCCGGACGTGGAGCGCCTGCTGGAGGGGTTCGCCTTCCTCACCGCCCGCATCCGCGAGCGCGTGGACGATGACGTCCCGGAGCTGGTGCACGGGCTGACGGAGCTCTTGCTGCCGCACTACCTGCGGCCCCTGCCCGCCTCCTCCATCGTCGAGTTCTCGCCGCACCTGCGCGCGCAGCGTGGGCGCGCGCACGTCCCGGCCGGGGCGGAGGTGGCCTCGCAGCCCATCGACGGGACGTCCTGCGTGTTCCGCACCACCGCGGACGTGGACTTCCTGCCGGTGCAACTGACGGACGCGCTGTTGGACCGCTCGTCGCTCACCTCGCCGGTGCTGCGGCTGTACTTCCAGACGACCGAGCAGGGGCGCGCCGAGGTGTTCCGCGCGCAGGGCCTGCGCCTGTTCATCCACGGCGAGATGTCCGCCAGCTCCGTGGTGATGCTGTGGCTCTTGCGCTACTGCAAGCAGGTGCGCGTGCGCGGCGCGTCCTCGCAGGGCGACGGCGTGCGCCTGCCCGCCCAGTGCATCCACCCGGTGGGGTTCGACCGGGACTTCCGGCTGCTCCCCTGGCCCCGCGCCAGCGAGGGCTACCGCCTGCTCCAGGAGTACCTCACGCTGCCGGAGAAGTTCCTCTTCTTCGACGTGCGCGGCCTGGACGCGGCGGCCGGCACCATCCAGGAGGACAAGTTCGAGATCGCCTTCCACCTGGAGCGACCACCGCCCATGGACGCGCGCATCCACCGGGAGATGTTCCGGCTGCACTGCGTGCCCGTCGTCAACCTGTTCAGCGTGCCCTCGGACCCCATCCTCCACCACGCGTTGGATCGCGAGCACCTCCTGCGCGCGGCGGACCTGCCCGCCCACCACGCGGAGATTTATTCGGTGGACTCGGTGACGGGCCTCCAGGCCGGGCGCAACGACCGGCGCACCTATCGCCCCTTCTTCGACTTCACGCACACCGCGGGCGAGGGCGCCGAGCAGTCCTTCTACCGGCTGCGGCGAATGCACTCGCCGCTGGATGAAGGCATCGACACGTTCATCACCCTGGAGACGCCGCGCGACATGGCCCCGGTGCTGGGCTCCGAGGAGGCGCTCTCCATCGACCTGACGTGCACCAACCGCTCGCTGACCGCGCGGCTCCAGGTGGGGGACCTGACGGCCTCCACCCCCCAGAGCCCCACCAACGCGCGCTTCAGGAACATCTCGCCGGTGAGCCGGCCGGCGCGCGCGCCCCTCGGGGCAGAGCTGCACTGGCGGCTCCTGTCACATCTGGCCATCAACCAGCACTCGCTGGCGGACGCGGCGGCGCTGCGGCGGCTCATGGAGCTGTACAACTTCCACGCGCTCACGGACAACCTCTCCGCGCGCGCCAGCCGCCTGCGCATCAACGCCATCCGCGCGGTGGAGACCAAGGCGGTGACGCGGTTCCTGGAGGGCGCGCCCCTGCGTGGCCACCGCACGCTCGTGGACCTGGACGAGACGAACTTCATGGGCATGGGGGACACGTTCCTCTTCGGCAGCATCCTGGACGAGCTGCTCGCCTCGCACGTCACCATCAACTCGTTCAATGAGCTGACCATCCGGCTCCACCCCTCGCAGACGGAGTACTCGTGGCTTCCGAGGAACGGCTCCCAGCGGCTCTTGTAG
- a CDS encoding amino acid adenylation domain-containing protein: MSSDLSKRIANLSPEKRAELLKKVAAQKAAAGNTARGTIAIQDRSRPLPLSFAQQRLWFVDQLEPGTSLYNVPMAVRMEGVVDVALLERALLEVTRRHEVLRTTFVEEGTGPVQRVAPEPTLALEVRDVTGASDEALWDAAREVAARPFQLNQGPLMRALLLQRGAKDHLLTLVIHHIISDGWSMNVLVREVAMLYGSFARNLPSPLPPLPIQYADYGVWQREWLQGEVLDKHVTYWKQQLAAAPPALELYTDKLRPAKRSGAGARHDFHLSRELMEGLKALGQREGASLFMVLLAGWQVLLARYAGQEDVSVGSPMAGRARGETEGLIGFFVNTLVLRTQVESTLPFRTLLARVRETVLGAQEHQGLPFERLVEALQPERIQGRSPLFQVMFTLQASLGAGPVSVEGVKLEASELDTRTSKFDLVLQVLETERGLQAFLEYDTDIFLASTIQRMVEHLRVLLEGAVARPDETVARLPMITAAERVQVISTWNPPLPAPLGWHTQHASFEAQAQRTPDRIAVYFGDASLTYAQLEARASQLARYLVRLGVGPDVRVGLCVERSLELIVAVIAVLKAGGSYVPLDPAFPADRLAYTIEDTGMPVVVTQRSLMSTLPQHSARVVMLDEDAAAIAREDASPLRIDVPADCVAYVIYTSGSTGRPKGVQVPHGGVARFLEAIRATTGFSERDVIVAVTTLSFDIHVLELFLPLMVGGQVVIVPRDVAMDGKRLGAVMKARGVTVLQCTPSTWRLLLEAGWDGRGLMGMIGGEALPRDLADSLLALDTALWNVYGPTETTVWCTAHLAEPGKSAIPIGSPMAGTLAYVLDESLQPVPPGVPGELYLAGEGVTRGYLGREDLTADRFLPALYGATPGGRMYRTGDRVRWSARGALEYLNRVDNQVKVRGYRIELGEIEAVLRENPSVRDAAVIVRGEGADKRILGYAAPRPGHTLDALVLRANLKARLPEYMVPAVVTVMDALPLTPTGKIDRKALPTPDAPQSERQHVAPRTPTETLLASIWSEVLKVPQVGVIDSFFELGGHSLLATQVMSRVRTSFAVELPLQAFFETPTVEALAQRIDTLLPTASLAMPLGPSARDAALPLSFAQQRLWLIDQLDARNTAYNLPSALHLHGRVDVESLRRAFEALIERHESLRTTFAEHEGEPVQVIQPPARWALEVTDLSYLPEPEREAEVRRRATHEASQPFSLASGPLLRTALLRLSEEHHVL, translated from the coding sequence ATGAGCAGCGACCTGTCGAAGCGAATCGCGAACCTGTCTCCGGAGAAGCGCGCGGAGCTCCTCAAGAAGGTCGCCGCACAGAAGGCGGCGGCGGGCAACACGGCCAGGGGCACCATCGCGATCCAGGACCGCTCGCGTCCGCTTCCGCTCTCCTTCGCGCAGCAGCGGCTGTGGTTCGTGGATCAGCTGGAGCCTGGGACGTCGCTCTACAACGTGCCCATGGCGGTGCGCATGGAGGGCGTGGTGGACGTCGCCCTGCTGGAGCGCGCCCTGCTCGAGGTGACGCGCCGCCACGAGGTGCTGCGCACGACCTTCGTCGAAGAGGGCACCGGCCCCGTGCAGCGCGTGGCGCCCGAGCCGACGCTGGCGTTGGAGGTGCGCGACGTCACGGGCGCGAGTGACGAGGCGCTCTGGGACGCGGCGCGCGAGGTGGCGGCCCGGCCCTTCCAGCTGAACCAGGGCCCGCTCATGCGCGCGTTGCTCCTGCAGCGCGGCGCCAAGGACCACCTGCTCACCCTCGTCATCCACCACATCATCTCCGACGGTTGGTCGATGAACGTGCTGGTGCGCGAGGTGGCCATGCTCTACGGCTCCTTCGCGCGGAACCTGCCGTCGCCGCTGCCGCCGCTGCCCATCCAGTACGCGGACTACGGCGTGTGGCAGCGGGAGTGGCTCCAGGGTGAGGTGCTGGACAAGCACGTCACCTACTGGAAGCAGCAGCTCGCGGCCGCGCCCCCGGCCCTGGAGCTGTACACCGACAAGCTGCGGCCGGCGAAGCGCAGCGGCGCGGGCGCCCGGCACGACTTCCACCTGTCGCGCGAGCTGATGGAGGGCCTCAAGGCGCTCGGCCAGCGCGAGGGGGCGTCGCTGTTCATGGTGCTGCTGGCGGGCTGGCAGGTGCTGCTGGCGCGCTACGCGGGACAGGAAGACGTGAGCGTGGGCTCGCCCATGGCGGGCCGCGCGCGCGGAGAGACGGAGGGCCTCATCGGCTTCTTCGTCAATACGCTCGTGCTGCGCACGCAGGTGGAGAGCACGCTGCCGTTCCGCACCCTGCTCGCGCGCGTGCGAGAGACGGTGCTGGGCGCGCAGGAGCACCAGGGCCTGCCCTTCGAGCGGCTGGTGGAAGCGCTCCAGCCCGAGCGCATCCAGGGCCGCAGCCCGCTGTTCCAGGTGATGTTCACGCTCCAGGCCTCGCTGGGCGCGGGCCCGGTGTCCGTGGAGGGCGTGAAGCTGGAGGCCAGCGAGCTGGACACGCGCACGTCCAAGTTCGACCTGGTGTTGCAGGTGCTGGAGACCGAGCGCGGCCTCCAGGCGTTCCTCGAGTACGACACGGACATCTTCCTCGCCAGCACCATCCAGCGCATGGTCGAGCACCTGCGCGTGCTGCTGGAGGGCGCGGTGGCGCGCCCCGACGAGACGGTGGCGCGGCTGCCGATGATCACCGCCGCCGAGCGGGTCCAGGTCATCTCGACCTGGAATCCCCCGCTGCCCGCGCCGCTCGGCTGGCACACGCAGCACGCGTCCTTCGAGGCGCAGGCGCAGCGCACGCCTGACCGCATCGCGGTCTACTTCGGGGATGCGTCGCTGACGTATGCCCAGTTGGAGGCGCGCGCGTCGCAGCTCGCGCGCTACCTGGTGCGACTGGGCGTGGGCCCTGACGTGCGCGTGGGCCTGTGCGTGGAGCGCTCGCTGGAGTTGATCGTCGCGGTCATCGCGGTGCTGAAGGCGGGCGGCTCGTATGTGCCCTTGGACCCGGCCTTCCCCGCGGACCGGCTCGCGTACACGATTGAAGACACGGGCATGCCCGTGGTGGTGACGCAGCGGTCGCTGATGAGCACGCTGCCCCAGCACTCGGCCCGCGTGGTGATGCTGGACGAGGATGCCGCGGCCATCGCACGCGAGGACGCCTCGCCGCTGCGCATCGACGTGCCCGCGGACTGCGTGGCCTACGTCATCTACACCTCGGGCTCGACCGGACGCCCCAAGGGCGTGCAGGTGCCGCATGGCGGCGTGGCGCGCTTCCTGGAGGCCATCCGAGCGACGACCGGGTTCTCCGAGCGCGACGTCATCGTCGCCGTCACCACGCTGTCGTTCGACATCCACGTGCTGGAGCTGTTCCTGCCGCTGATGGTCGGCGGCCAGGTGGTGATCGTCCCCCGCGACGTCGCGATGGACGGCAAGCGGCTCGGCGCGGTCATGAAGGCCCGTGGCGTCACCGTGCTCCAGTGCACGCCGAGCACGTGGCGGCTGCTGCTGGAGGCGGGCTGGGATGGCCGCGGCCTCATGGGCATGATTGGCGGCGAGGCGCTCCCGAGAGACCTCGCGGACTCGCTGCTCGCGCTCGACACGGCGCTGTGGAACGTCTACGGCCCCACCGAGACGACGGTGTGGTGCACGGCGCATCTCGCGGAGCCCGGCAAGAGCGCGATCCCCATCGGCAGCCCCATGGCGGGCACGCTCGCGTATGTGCTCGATGAGAGCCTGCAGCCCGTGCCGCCCGGCGTGCCGGGAGAGCTGTATCTGGCCGGTGAGGGCGTCACGCGCGGCTACCTGGGTCGCGAGGACCTGACGGCGGATCGCTTCCTGCCCGCCCTCTACGGCGCGACGCCGGGCGGACGCATGTACCGGACGGGCGATCGCGTGCGCTGGAGCGCGCGCGGTGCGCTGGAGTACCTCAACCGCGTCGACAACCAGGTGAAGGTGCGCGGCTATCGCATCGAGCTGGGTGAGATCGAAGCGGTGCTGCGTGAGAACCCGTCCGTCCGAGACGCCGCGGTCATCGTGCGCGGCGAGGGCGCCGACAAGCGGATCCTCGGCTACGCGGCACCGCGGCCTGGGCACACCCTGGATGCGCTCGTCCTGCGCGCGAACCTCAAGGCGCGGCTGCCCGAGTACATGGTGCCCGCCGTCGTCACGGTGATGGACGCGCTGCCCCTGACGCCCACGGGGAAGATCGACCGCAAGGCGCTGCCCACTCCGGACGCGCCGCAGTCCGAGCGACAGCATGTCGCGCCCCGCACGCCGACCGAGACCCTCCTCGCCAGCATCTGGTCCGAGGTCCTCAAGGTCCCTCAGGTCGGTGTCATCGACAGCTTCTTCGAGCTGGGTGGCCACTCGCTGCTCGCCACGCAGGTCATGTCTCGCGTCCGCACCTCCTTCGCGGTCGAGCTACCCCTCCAGGCCTTCTTCGAGACGCCGACCGTCGAGGCGCTCGCGCAGCGCATTGACACCCTGCTGCCCACCGCGTCCCTCGCGATGCCCCTGGGCCCTTCCGCGCGCGACGCGGCGCTCCCGCTCTCCTTCGCGCAGCAGCGCCTCTGGCTCATCGATCAGCTCGACGCTCGGAACACGGCGTACAACCTCCCGTCCGCGTTGCACCTGCATGGTCGCGTGGACGTGGAGTCCTTGCGCCGCGCGTTCGAAGCACTCATCGAGCGCCACGAGTCCCTGCGCACCACCTTCGCCGAGCACGAAGGCGAGCCGGTCCAGGTCATCCAGCCTCCCGCCCGCTGGGCCCTGGAGGTCACGGACCTGTCGTACCTGCCCGAGCCCGAGCGCGAGGCCGAGGTACGTCGCCGCGCGACGCATGAGGCCTCCCAGCCCTTCAGCCTCGCGAGCGGCCCGCTGCTGCGCACCGCCCTGCTTCGCCTGTCCGAGGAGCACCACGTCCTCTT
- the tssE gene encoding type VI secretion system baseplate subunit TssE has protein sequence MGSRGLLSRIAEGNGALAPSGDVLESIAEHLRALLNTRKGESVATPQYGILDLNDIIHSYPSAIPRMTLSIRTAIQEFEPRLKNVTVTYVPDENDPTALRFDITAQLATRERKGMVRFHSQLSPGGRVELW, from the coding sequence ATGGGCTCCCGAGGACTGCTGTCTCGCATCGCGGAAGGCAATGGCGCGCTGGCTCCGTCCGGCGACGTTTTGGAGTCCATCGCGGAGCACCTGCGCGCGCTGTTGAACACGCGCAAGGGTGAATCCGTGGCGACGCCGCAGTACGGCATCCTGGACTTGAACGACATCATCCACAGCTACCCGTCCGCCATTCCCCGGATGACGCTGTCCATCCGGACGGCCATCCAGGAGTTCGAGCCGCGGCTGAAGAACGTGACGGTGACGTACGTGCCGGACGAGAACGACCCGACGGCGCTGCGCTTCGACATCACCGCGCAGCTGGCCACGCGGGAGCGCAAGGGAATGGTCCGCTTCCACTCGCAGCTGAGCCCGGGTGGACGGGTGGAGCTGTGGTGA
- a CDS encoding SRPBCC domain-containing protein, which produces MSELRLEQRVAVPPSDVFAAMEDPFRLRRWYGAPPGGHRLGAEGDVGAGEPFRVHVIDARGERFTQSGRVLEVSPGAGLALEMTWDGGPYGREVTRASLRLHPEASGTRIEVHQGPFSDPRAMEAHREYWEANLGRLARVAAGEPVPCFEEFWEESQGFSGPLGAATHAVLAGLREAGAAPDVVAQVEDALYTHLARLPADVTIVLSAVLRARLRD; this is translated from the coding sequence ATGAGCGAGCTGCGCCTGGAGCAGCGGGTGGCGGTGCCGCCGAGCGACGTGTTCGCGGCCATGGAGGATCCGTTCCGCCTGCGCCGCTGGTACGGCGCTCCGCCGGGAGGCCATCGGCTCGGTGCCGAGGGTGACGTGGGGGCAGGAGAGCCCTTCCGCGTTCACGTAATCGACGCGCGCGGCGAGCGCTTCACCCAGTCGGGACGCGTCCTGGAGGTCTCCCCCGGCGCGGGGCTGGCCCTGGAGATGACCTGGGACGGCGGCCCCTACGGACGCGAGGTGACGCGCGCATCCCTGAGGCTGCACCCCGAGGCGTCCGGCACGCGCATCGAGGTGCACCAGGGCCCGTTCTCTGATCCGCGCGCGATGGAGGCGCACCGCGAATACTGGGAAGCCAACCTCGGACGTCTGGCGCGAGTGGCCGCGGGCGAGCCGGTCCCCTGCTTCGAGGAGTTCTGGGAGGAGTCTCAGGGCTTCTCGGGTCCCCTCGGCGCCGCGACCCATGCCGTCCTCGCGGGTCTCCGAGAGGCCGGCGCGGCACCCGACGTCGTCGCGCAAGTCGAGGACGCGCTCTACACCCACCTCGCGCGTCTGCCCGCGGATGTCACGATTGTGCTCTCCGCCGTCCTGCGCGCGCGCCTGCGGGACTAG